CGCTTCGCGTTACATCAGCGAATCGTTCCGTGACTGCTTCGAACTCGAGTGCCGTGCGCTGAAACGCGTGCGCAACGAGATGGGCCTGACCAACGTCGAAATCATGGTGCCGTTCGTCCGTACCCTGGGCGAAGCGAGCCAGGTGGTCGATCTGCTGGCCGAAAACGGCCTGAAGCGCGGCGACAACGGCCTGCGCGTGATCATGATGTGCGAACTGCCGTCCAACGCGATCCTGGCTGAAGAATTCCTCGAATTCTTCGACGGTTTCTCGATCGGTTCCAACGACCTGACCCAGCTGACACTGGGCCTGGACCGTGACTCCGGGATCATCGCGCATCTGTTCGACGAGCGTAATCCGGCGGTCAAGAAGCTGCTGGCCAACGCGATTGCCGCGTGCAACAAGGCCGGCAAGTACATCGGCATCTGCGGTCAGGGCCCTTCGGACCACCCGGACCTGGCCAAGTGGCTGATGGAACAGGGCATCGAAAGCGTTTCCCTGAACCCGGACACCGTGCTGGAAACCTGGTTCTTCCTGGCCGAAGGTCAGGCGGAATAAGTCGTGAATGAAGCCCCGGCCTGCTGAACCGGGTCGGGGCTTTAAGATTGAAGTAGGGCGAGCTCTCCGGATGCCGCCCTTTTTTGTGCAAGAGCATTATGCAAAGCAGCAGCAACCTTTTTCCTGTCGCTCTGATCAGCGCCGAACGTCGCGGTGATCTGAGCGAAGACATCTACCGTTTGAAACCGGGCAACAGCCCCGACTGGTCCGTGGAAATCGCGGTGACCCGTCTCGGCATGGCCGATGAGCCGGCGACACGCGGTGTGCCGGTGATCCTGCTGCATGGCAGCTTCTCCAACCGACGCTTCTGGTTTTCCCCGAAAGGCCTGGGTCTGGGTGCTCATCTGACGCGCCTGGGTTTCGATGTATGGATCCCTGAAATGCGTGGCCACGGCATGTCCCAGCGTAACGAGGACTACCGCCGCAACCGCGTCGCCGACTACGCCCGTTACGATCTGCCGGCCATCGCTGCGTTCGTGCGTGAGCAGAGCGGGCAGATTCCGCACTGGATCGGTCATTCGCTGGGCGGCATTACGCTCGCAGCCGCGCTGGGCGGCGAATACCTCGGCGAACCGGCCGTGGCGTCGGCGGCGTTTTTCGGCACGCAGGTCAGTCGTACCTACTGGCCGCTGAAAATTCCACCGGTGGAGTGGAGCGGGCGTTTCATTCTCAAGCGTTTTGCCCAGTTGTCCGGCTCGCGGCTCAAGCGTGGCCCGGAAGACGAACCGATCGGTCTCGCGCTGGAAAGCATGCGCTGGTACGGCCTGTTCGGGCGTTTCGGTGACAAGGACAAGGATTGGTGGGCGGGGCTTGCCGATGTTCAGGTGCCGGTGTTGGCAGTGACGGCGGCTGGCGATCATCAGGATCCGGCTTGGGCCTGCCGCAAACTGTTCGAGCAGATTGGCTCCGAGCACAAGCAATTCATCAATCTGGGGCGCGAGCAGGGCTTCAGCGAAAATTTCGGCCATGTCGAGATGCTGGTGAGCAAGGCCGCCCAGGCGGAAGTCTGGCCGCTGGTGGCGCGCTGGCTGGCGGATCAGTACACGCCATTGGTCGGCGAAAAGGTGGATATGGCGGCGGCAGGATGAGCGGAGGGCTCTGAAAGGGCATTTCGTTCGAGTCGGCTTGCGGCTAAGATATGACGCATTGGACGGTTCCGGTCACATTTGGTGACTGTTTCGCTATTACGTTTCAGCTTGTGTTCAGGTTCGCTCAGCGACCATTGCATGAACTAAGGTAAACAGCGACCGCCGGATCTCGTTTCAAAAGAGTGCGACATCCTTGATCGTCTTCCTTGTTACAGGAGTTATTCGATGAACCATTACCTCACGCCTGACCTGTGCGACGCCTATCCGGAGCTGGTGCAGGTGCTGGAACCGATGTTCAGCAATTTCGGCGGCCGTGATTCCTTCGGCGGCGAAATCGTGACCATCAAATGCTTCGAAGACAACTCGCTGGTCAAGGAACAGGTTGAACTCAAGGGCAACGGCAAGGTGCTGGTGGTCGATGGCGGCGGTTCCCTGCGGCGTGCGCTGCTGGGCGACATGCTGGCCGACAAGGCCTCGAAAAACGGTTGGGAAGGGCTGGTGATCTACGGTTGCATCCGTGACGTGGATGTCATCGCCCAGACCGATCTCGGCGTGCAGGCGCTGGCCAGCCACCCGATGAAGACCGACAAGCGCGGTATCGGCGATCTCAACGTGCCGGTGACTTTCGCGGGTGTCACCTTTCATCCGGGCCAATACATTTATGCGGACAACAACGGCGTGATCATCTCGCCGAGCCCGCTGAAAATGCCTGAATAAATCGCGGCAAGAACCGGGGTGAGGATGTTCGAGGAAGAAAACGCGCAATGGGGGCTGGTGCATGCCCTGGTGCTGGACGGTAAAGGCGGTGCGCGTTCGATAGCCCGGACTGAACTCGACGATCTGCAGCTGCAGGCCCATGAGAGCCTGTGGCTGCACTGGGATCGCAGTCACCCGCAGACCCAGACCTGGCTGCGCAAGTCCAGCGGACTCAACGAATTCACCTGCGATCTGCTGCTGGAAGAGAACACCCGTCCACGGCTGCTGCCGTTGCCCGATTCCGAATTGCTGCTGTTTTTGCGCGGGGTCAACCTCAATCCCGGTGCCGAGCCGGAAGACATGGTCTCGGTGCGGATTTTCGCGTCGGCCCAGCGTGTGATTTCCCTGCGTTTGCGCCCCTTGCGCGCCACCGATGAACTGCTGGCGATGCTGGGGGAGGGCAAGGGCCCGAAAACCTCGTCCGAACTCATTCTTTATCTGGCGCAATACCTCACCAACAAGGTGCAGGATCTGGTCACTTGCCTCTCGGAAGTGGTCGATGATGAGGAAGAAAAGCTGGATGCCGACGAACGGTATACCCCCGAGCACGGAGCCGTTTTGCACATCCGTCGCCGGGCGGCCGGACTGAAGCGTTTTCTCGCACCGCAGCGGGATATTTTCGGACAGCTGACGCGGATAAAACTGCCATGGTTCGTCGACGACGACGCGGACTACTGGAACGAATTGAACAACAGCCTGACCCGCTATCTCGAAGAGCTCGAATTGACCCGAGAGCGCGTGGGGCTTGTGCTGGACACCGAAGACCGGCGTTTGAGCGTGCGCATGAATCGCACCATGTACCGCTTCGGGATCATCACCGGGATCTTCCTGCCGATGAGTTTTCTCACCGGCCTGCTGGGGATCAATGTCGGCGGAATTCCGCTTTCCGGAAACCCTTACGGCTTCCTGGTGGCATGCCTGCTGATGGTTCTGGTGGCCCTCGGACAATGGTGGTTGTTCCGCCGATTGCGCTGGGTATGACGATGCATCATGTGACCCGACCAAATCTGCCCGCGTCTTTCACAGACATCACGAGAGGTGCGTATGCACGATCCGTTTGAACAGTCTTTGCGCGACATGCTCAACGCCTCGCCGTCCGGCCGCGACGACGATGCCTGCCTGGGCCGCGTACTCAAAACCGCCAACCGCCAGGTCGGCGCCGGTGATCTGTTCAGCCTGCTGGGCCGCTGGCTGCCCGCGCTGATGATCGCCCTGAACAACGGCTCGGCTCATGTCGCGCCGGTTTCCCGTCTCCGTAAACCTAACGCTCGCACTGCTGATAAGGCTGATTGAATATGGAACTTGATCTCTGGACTCAGAGCCTCGTCACGGCAATGACTGCGTTGTGGACCAAAGTCGCTAATTTCATCCCGAACCTGTTCGGCGCACTGGTGGTGCTGCTGTTGGGCTTCGTCGTGGCCAAGCTGCTGGACACCTTGCTGTCCAAGCTGCTCGCCAAACTCGGCCTTGACCGCCTGATGGGCGGCACCGGCCTGACCAAATTGATGTCCCGTGCGGGACTGCAAGTGCCGATCTCGACCCTGATCGGAAAAATCGTATATTGGTTCGTTCTGCTGATTTTCCTGGTTTCTGCGGCAGAATCCCTTGGACTTGAGCGCGTTTCAGCTACGCTGGACATGTTGGCGCTGTATGTGCCGAAAGTTTTCGGCGCCGCGCTGGTATTGCTGGTGGGTGTATTGCTGGCGCAACTGGCCAACGGTCTGGTGCGCGGTGCGGCAGAAGGCGTCGGACTGGACTACGCTTCAGGACTTGGGCGTATTGCCCAGGGTCTGGTGATCATCATCAGTATCTCGGTCGCGATCAGTCAGCTCGAGGTCAAGACCGACCTGCTGAACCATGTGATCGTCATTGTATTGATTACCGTTGGTCTGGCGGTTGCGCTGGCCATGGGTTTGGGAAGCCGGGAAATTGCCGGTCAGATTCTTGCGGGAATCTATGTGCGTGAGTTGTATCAGGTTGGGCAACAAGTGCGTGTTGGCGAGGTCGAAGGCCAGATCGAAGAGATCGGCACGGTTAAGACCACATTGCTGACCGATGAGGGTGAGCTAGTCTCTCTCTCCAATCGGATCCTGCTGGAACAGCATGTGAGTAGCCGCTAATCCGGCAAACCCTGCTAATGTATGCCGCCGCAAAATGCCAGCTGATGCTGGCAGCGGTGGACATTGACCTGACTGTCGGCACGACTTGTTTTGAATAAAGCCCAAACGCTATCCACGCGCTACGACCCCCGCGAGCTCTCTGATGAGGAGTTGGTCGCGCGCTCGCATACCGAGCTGTTTCACGTGACGCGCGCCTATGAAGAACTGATGCGGCGTTACCAGCGAACACTATTTAACGTTTGTGCGCGGTATCTTGGGAACGATCGCGACGCAGACGATGTCTGTCAGGAAGTGATGCTGAAGGTGCTGTACGGCCTGAAGAATTTCGAGGGGAAATCGAAGTTCAAGACATGGCTATATAGCATCACTTACAACGAATGCATCACGCAGTATCGGAAGGAACGGCGAAAGCGTCGCTTGATGGACGCACTGAGTCTTGACCCCCTCGAGGAAGCGTCCGAAGAAAAGGCGCCGAAACCCGAGGAGAAGGGTGGACTTGATCGCTGGCTGGTGTATGTGAACCCGATTGACCGTGAAATTCTGGTGCTACGTTTTGTCGCAGAGCTGGAATTTCAGGAGATCGCAGACATCATGCACATGGGTTTGAGTGCTACAAAAATGCGGTACAAACGTGCTCTAGATAAATTGCGTGAGAAATTTGCAGGCATTGCTGAAACTTAGTTCGGCGCAAATATCTCTTACGTGTAGGCAAGTTCTGATAGACTTGCCGCCGAGTTGTCCCCCGGTTTGCGGGACTGCTTCACAATCACCAGATGGGGATTTAACGGATGAAACTGAAAAACACCTTGGGCTTGGCCATTGGTTCTTTGATTGCCGCTACTTCGTTCGGCGCACTGGCACAAGGCCAAGGCGCAGTTGAAGGCGAACTGTTCTACAAGAAGCAGTACAACGACAGCGTTAACCATGTCGAAGACGGCTTCAACCCAGGCGCCTCTATCGGTTACTTCTTGACCGACGACGTGTCGTTGAACTTCACCTACGACAAGAACAACCACACCCGTTCGAATGACGGCACTGGCAGCCAGAAGCTGGATGGCGACAACTTCGGCCTGATCGCTCAGTACCACTTCAACAACGCTGGTGACGCTCTGCGTCCTTACGTTGCTGGCGGTGTGAAGCACGGCAGCCTGACCAATGTAGCCGCTGACGGCCACACCGGTCGCGACCAGTCGACCTACCTGAACGCTGGCGCTGGCGTTAAGTACTACTTCGCTGAAAACTTCTACGCCCGTGCTGGTGTAGACGCTGACTACAAACTGGACAACGGTCGCTGGAACTACGCTCCAGTAATCGGTCTGGGCGTGAACTTCGGTGGCGGCAACAAGCCTGCTGCTGCTCCAGTTCCAGCACCAGCTGAAGTCTGCTCCGACAGCGACAACGATGGCGTTTGCGACAACGTTGACAAGTGCCCGAACACCCCAGCCAACGTAACTGTTGACGCTGATGGCTGCCCGGCAGTTGCTGAAGTTGTTCGTGTAGAGCTGGACGTGAAGTTCGACTTCGACAAGTCGGTCGTCAAGCCAAACAGCTACGCTGACATCAAGAACCTGGCTGACTTCATGAAGCAGTACCCATCGACTCACACCACTGTTGAAGGTCACACTGACTCCGTCGGTCCTGACGCTTACAACCAGAAACTGTCCGAGCGTCGTGCAAACGCCGTTAAGCAAGTTCTGGTTAACCAGTACGGTGTTGAATCGTCCCGCGTTCAGTCGATTGGCTACGGCGAAACCCGTCCAGTTGCTGACAACAAAACCGAAGCTGGCCGCGCCGTTAACCGTCGCGTAGAAGCTCAGGTTGAAGCTCAAGCTAAGTAATTAGCTCGCTGCTTTGAGAAAAGCCCGGCTTATGCCGGGCTTTTCTTTGTCTGCGATTTGGTGAAACCAGATGATCAGGCTGACTGATCGGCCGGCCAGGCGAGCAAACCGGATCGGGCCGCCGCCACCGCACCAATCACCAGAATGGCCGGACTCTTGAGCTGGAACCTGTTGGCCGCTTCCTCCATCCCCGTCAGATCGCTCCGGCATTCCCGCTGCTGCGGCAGGGATGCGTTCTCGATCATCGCCACCGGCGTCTCCATCGCCATCCCGCCTGCCAGCAATTGCTCACGAATCTCGCTGAGCCTGGCGACTCCCATGTAGATCACCAAAGTCGTTCCACTCTGCGCCAGCGCTTGCCAGTTCACCTGACTGTCATCCTGAGTGTGCGCGGTAACCAGCGTCACACCCCGCGCCACGCCGCGCAAAGTCAGCGGAATATCACACTGCGTCGCCCCGGCCAGCCCGGCAGTGATGCCATTGACCAACTCCACTTCAACCCCGCGCTCACGCAGCCACTGCGCTTCCTCGCCACCCCGGCCGAAGATGCAGGGGTCGCCACCCTTGAGGCGAACCACGCATTTGCCTTGGCGGGCATAACGCAGCATCAGCCGATGAATGAATGCCTGAGGCGTCGAGCGACAGCCGCCGCGCTTGCCGACCGGAATGATCCGCGCGCCAGGGCAGTGCTCCAGCACGGCGTCATTGACCAGATCGTCGATCAGCACCACATCCGCTTCGTGCAGGGCACGCACGGCTTTGAGCGTCAGCAATTCAGGGTCGCCGGGACCTGCGCCCACCAGCCAGACTTTTGCGTTCATGGCGTTTTCCTCTTCAGATGGCGGCGACCGGCCGTGCTTCGGCGGCCAGCAAACGCTTGATTTCCGGGACGCAGGAACCGCATTGCGTGCCGCAGCCCAGTGTGTTTTTCAAACCCTGCAAATCCAGACCTTCACGAATCCCGGCGCAGACCGCGCTATGGCTGACGTTCCTGCAATTGCACAAGGTCTTGTCGGCAACGCTTTGCACGCCGGCATTGCCTGGCGGCGCGCTCATCGGCGCCAGCAGCCAGCGCCGCAGTTGTTCGTCCGCGCGGCCCTCCAGCCACAGGCCTTGCAGCCAATGCTGGGCGAGGGTCTCGCCAGCGAGGCGGATCGCCGTGATTCGCCCGCTCTCAATGCGTACCCGTTTGCCAATGGCCCGGCGCGGATCGTCGTAGGCCAGCACCGGGCCCTCGATCAGGGCCAGGCACTGATCGATTTCGCGCAGCAATTGCGGATCGGGCGCCGTGGCGCTGGCAGCGCGTATCAGCAACGCCGGACGCTCGCGACCGACAAGGCTGAGGCTGACGTAGGAAAACGCCTCACACAGCGGCCGAAGCGCCTCGAAGTGCCGTTGAACATCGCCCTCGATCAGTGCGAAAAGCTGCCAGGGCAGACTCACCGTCTCCAGGCGTACACCGCTGTGCTTGAGTTCCGGTTGTTTCGACAAGGGATCAAAAGCGGGCAGGGTCAGGCAATTCACGCCTCCCTTGAGAAAACGGTCACCCCAGTGCATCGGCAGAAAGGCCTGGCCCGGACGCACACTGTCATCGCTGGCGACCGCCACGATCACCGCTCCCCGCCGGCTCTTCAGATTCACCAGATCCCCCGGTTGCAAACGGTGCCGGCGCAATTCGTCCGGGTGCAGACTCAGCACTGCTTCACTGACATGCCCGAACAACTGCGCGGCTGTGCCGGTGCGGCTCATACCGTGCCATTGATCACGCAGGCGGCCGGTGATCAGGGTCAGGGGAAAGCGTGCGTCCCGTTGTTCCTTGGCGGCGCGATAGGGATCGGCAATGAACTGCGCGCGACCACTGGCCGTAGGAAATATGCCGTCGCGGTACAGCCGTGGCGTGCCTTGCCGGGCGCCCTGAGGAAACGGCCATTGCTGCGGCCCGATTTCGTCGAGCAATTCATGACTGATTCCGGAGAGGTCCAGATCGCGGCCACGGGTCAGTACCTTGAATTCATCGAACAATTGCGCAGGGCGATCAAACGCAAACAGGCTCGGCTGTTGCGGACGCAGCCGTTTCTCCAGGCGTTGTGCGAAATCCACCGTGATCGCCCAGTCCGGTCGCGCTTCACCCGGTGCGGCAATGGCTTTGCGGACGTGGGAAATGCGCCGCTCGGAGTTGGTCACCGAGCCTTCCTTCTCGCCCCAACTGGCCGCCGGCAACAGCAGGTCGGCAAACGCTGCGGTTTCGGTGGTGCGAAACGCTTCCTGCAACACCACGAAGGGGCAGGCATCCAGCGCTGCGCGCACGGCGTTTTGGTCCGGCATCGATTGCGCCGGGTTGGTGCAGGCAATCCACAATGCCTTGATCTTGCCGTTGCGCACCTGTT
This genomic window from Pseudomonas kribbensis contains:
- a CDS encoding alpha/beta fold hydrolase, translating into MQSSSNLFPVALISAERRGDLSEDIYRLKPGNSPDWSVEIAVTRLGMADEPATRGVPVILLHGSFSNRRFWFSPKGLGLGAHLTRLGFDVWIPEMRGHGMSQRNEDYRRNRVADYARYDLPAIAAFVREQSGQIPHWIGHSLGGITLAAALGGEYLGEPAVASAAFFGTQVSRTYWPLKIPPVEWSGRFILKRFAQLSGSRLKRGPEDEPIGLALESMRWYGLFGRFGDKDKDWWAGLADVQVPVLAVTAAGDHQDPAWACRKLFEQIGSEHKQFINLGREQGFSENFGHVEMLVSKAAQAEVWPLVARWLADQYTPLVGEKVDMAAAG
- the rraA gene encoding ribonuclease E activity regulator RraA — encoded protein: MNHYLTPDLCDAYPELVQVLEPMFSNFGGRDSFGGEIVTIKCFEDNSLVKEQVELKGNGKVLVVDGGGSLRRALLGDMLADKASKNGWEGLVIYGCIRDVDVIAQTDLGVQALASHPMKTDKRGIGDLNVPVTFAGVTFHPGQYIYADNNGVIISPSPLKMPE
- a CDS encoding zinc transporter ZntB produces the protein MFEEENAQWGLVHALVLDGKGGARSIARTELDDLQLQAHESLWLHWDRSHPQTQTWLRKSSGLNEFTCDLLLEENTRPRLLPLPDSELLLFLRGVNLNPGAEPEDMVSVRIFASAQRVISLRLRPLRATDELLAMLGEGKGPKTSSELILYLAQYLTNKVQDLVTCLSEVVDDEEEKLDADERYTPEHGAVLHIRRRAAGLKRFLAPQRDIFGQLTRIKLPWFVDDDADYWNELNNSLTRYLEELELTRERVGLVLDTEDRRLSVRMNRTMYRFGIITGIFLPMSFLTGLLGINVGGIPLSGNPYGFLVACLLMVLVALGQWWLFRRLRWV
- a CDS encoding CrfX protein, with product MHDPFEQSLRDMLNASPSGRDDDACLGRVLKTANRQVGAGDLFSLLGRWLPALMIALNNGSAHVAPVSRLRKPNARTADKAD
- a CDS encoding mechanosensitive ion channel family protein; this encodes MELDLWTQSLVTAMTALWTKVANFIPNLFGALVVLLLGFVVAKLLDTLLSKLLAKLGLDRLMGGTGLTKLMSRAGLQVPISTLIGKIVYWFVLLIFLVSAAESLGLERVSATLDMLALYVPKVFGAALVLLVGVLLAQLANGLVRGAAEGVGLDYASGLGRIAQGLVIIISISVAISQLEVKTDLLNHVIVIVLITVGLAVALAMGLGSREIAGQILAGIYVRELYQVGQQVRVGEVEGQIEEIGTVKTTLLTDEGELVSLSNRILLEQHVSSR
- the sigX gene encoding RNA polymerase sigma factor SigX, whose product is MNKAQTLSTRYDPRELSDEELVARSHTELFHVTRAYEELMRRYQRTLFNVCARYLGNDRDADDVCQEVMLKVLYGLKNFEGKSKFKTWLYSITYNECITQYRKERRKRRLMDALSLDPLEEASEEKAPKPEEKGGLDRWLVYVNPIDREILVLRFVAELEFQEIADIMHMGLSATKMRYKRALDKLREKFAGIAET
- a CDS encoding OmpA family protein, with translation MKLKNTLGLAIGSLIAATSFGALAQGQGAVEGELFYKKQYNDSVNHVEDGFNPGASIGYFLTDDVSLNFTYDKNNHTRSNDGTGSQKLDGDNFGLIAQYHFNNAGDALRPYVAGGVKHGSLTNVAADGHTGRDQSTYLNAGAGVKYYFAENFYARAGVDADYKLDNGRWNYAPVIGLGVNFGGGNKPAAAPVPAPAEVCSDSDNDGVCDNVDKCPNTPANVTVDADGCPAVAEVVRVELDVKFDFDKSVVKPNSYADIKNLADFMKQYPSTHTTVEGHTDSVGPDAYNQKLSERRANAVKQVLVNQYGVESSRVQSIGYGETRPVADNKTEAGRAVNRRVEAQVEAQAK
- the cobA gene encoding uroporphyrinogen-III C-methyltransferase, with product MNAKVWLVGAGPGDPELLTLKAVRALHEADVVLIDDLVNDAVLEHCPGARIIPVGKRGGCRSTPQAFIHRLMLRYARQGKCVVRLKGGDPCIFGRGGEEAQWLRERGVEVELVNGITAGLAGATQCDIPLTLRGVARGVTLVTAHTQDDSQVNWQALAQSGTTLVIYMGVARLSEIREQLLAGGMAMETPVAMIENASLPQQRECRSDLTGMEEAANRFQLKSPAILVIGAVAAARSGLLAWPADQSA
- a CDS encoding nitrate reductase produces the protein MNRQTTASTCCYCGVGCGVLIEHDGERILGVSGDPAHPANFGKLCSKGSTLHLTGDLAARALYPELRLGKGLARSRCDWNTALEHAANVFAETIAEHGPDSVAFYISGQLLTEDYYAFNKLARALVGTNNIDSNSRLCMSSAVVGYKRSLGADAPPCGYEDLELSDCVMIVGSNMAYAHPVLFRRLEEAKSRRPQMKVIVIDPRRTDTCDLADLHLAILPGTDVALFHGILHLLLWEDWIDRYFIKAHTEGLAELKSLVRDYTPAMVSQLCGISVEQLQQCAEWVGTAPSFLSLWCMGLNQSTAGSAKNSALINLHLATGQIGRPGAGPFSLTGQPNAMGGRETGSLSNLLPGHREAANPEHRAEVAAYWGVDSLPENTGLSAIELFEQVRNGKIKALWIACTNPAQSMPDQNAVRAALDACPFVVLQEAFRTTETAAFADLLLPAASWGEKEGSVTNSERRISHVRKAIAAPGEARPDWAITVDFAQRLEKRLRPQQPSLFAFDRPAQLFDEFKVLTRGRDLDLSGISHELLDEIGPQQWPFPQGARQGTPRLYRDGIFPTASGRAQFIADPYRAAKEQRDARFPLTLITGRLRDQWHGMSRTGTAAQLFGHVSEAVLSLHPDELRRHRLQPGDLVNLKSRRGAVIVAVASDDSVRPGQAFLPMHWGDRFLKGGVNCLTLPAFDPLSKQPELKHSGVRLETVSLPWQLFALIEGDVQRHFEALRPLCEAFSYVSLSLVGRERPALLIRAASATAPDPQLLREIDQCLALIEGPVLAYDDPRRAIGKRVRIESGRITAIRLAGETLAQHWLQGLWLEGRADEQLRRWLLAPMSAPPGNAGVQSVADKTLCNCRNVSHSAVCAGIREGLDLQGLKNTLGCGTQCGSCVPEIKRLLAAEARPVAAI